One window of Candidatus Nanosynbacter sp. HMT-352 genomic DNA carries:
- a CDS encoding KH domain-containing protein, whose amino-acid sequence MSTIDQQFVEYTVKALVGHPEDVVVDRTIDEKGVLLTLTVNPADLGRVIGKRGSTAQSLRTLLRALGAKNDARYNLKIVNNDGFSGAREENDYNGNASVDNSTDETVENESSYAENTRKELAELDDLDI is encoded by the coding sequence ATGTCAACAATAGATCAGCAGTTTGTAGAATATACTGTAAAGGCGTTGGTTGGACATCCAGAAGACGTCGTAGTAGACCGAACGATTGATGAAAAGGGCGTTTTACTAACATTGACAGTTAATCCAGCAGATTTGGGTCGAGTTATTGGTAAGCGCGGCAGTACGGCACAGAGCTTGCGCACGCTTCTACGAGCTTTGGGCGCAAAGAATGACGCTCGATATAACTTGAAGATTGTTAACAATGATGGTTTTTCTGGCGCACGCGAGGAAAATGATTATAATGGTAATGCTTCTGTGGATAACTCAACAGATGAAACTGTGGAAAATGAATCATCTTACGCAGAAAACACCAGAAAAGAACTTGCAGAACTCGACGATCTTGATATATAA